In Pecten maximus chromosome 10, xPecMax1.1, whole genome shotgun sequence, one genomic interval encodes:
- the LOC117336320 gene encoding patched domain-containing protein 3-like: protein MVCWSLYNKVEKSIGNGFARYGELVGTYPWTVLTVSVLVSSLLGIGLVNLTFESDVEKVYTPRDSQASQDRTTIQNLFDDQSGVNFYQRSLVEANRYGSVIFKSKNTSNLLTVPYIQEIKSVYDKIRAGVLGNGRNYSQLCAMRGSKCVVDGDVIFSANFDQMLQNNNIRYPIAGNVSLEPLFGDVNVNAGVLSSAKYIKIAFNLRQDNKKNLEDSKSWEKKFISYMNNLQSTSLDISYAHSTSLDEELTSNISGDILFVSLTFTLMIVYATMVTMTCDCLLDRQNLGRAGVIATGLGILASFGLVSACGVDFVDIVGVMPFLILGIGIDDMFILLAGLAEAPLHETPPKRVAETMRTSGVAITITSLTDIIAFGVGASSVFPGVRNFCIYTGIAVLFCYLNFVTFFIACIAINERRVSANRHCLLCCKTVDMKDQMTTATKLNRFCCGGTAPTSISQMQSLLERIPGLTINKFITLVPVKIVTLICFATYFGIAIWGSTQFKQGLDTTNLVSDDSYYFTYNTRNRQQFVQRVPVSFVIDGVLDYTKPATVREIDSLIASVQNDRIVGNNNLVISWFNSYRLSPSYNNASESTFIANLKTFLNSYGEFKNDIKFDNAGTRIRASRMYVITNNLVDSTEQGDFMTRMRSITEGSSLNVIAYAPSFIFYEQYVAILPSTLQTVGIAVAVIFVVTALFMPSPLLIIYVTVSMVMIMTGIFGFMYFWDLTLSSITMIHVIMSVGFSVDFSAHICHAFMTVEGQTRDEKVKNAILRSGGPIWNGAISSIIGIIMLVFSKSYIFRSFFKVMLLVILFGIGHALFFLPVLLSLVGPMESKKSDENSVSNDTRMESRAGHVNGNFKSEREANHPEKYL from the exons ATGGTTTGTTGGAGCCTGTACAACAAGGTAGAAAAGTCTATCGGTAACGGTTTTGCGAGGTATGGAGAGCTAGTCGGTACATACCCATGGACTGTTCTGACAGTGTCGGTACTTGTGTCTAGTTTACTGGGTATTGGATTGGTCAATCTAACGTTTGAATCAGACGTAGAGAAGGTCTATACACCCAGAGATAGCCAGGCGTCACAGGACAGAACTACAATACAAAATCTGTTTGATGACCAGTCTGGAGTGAATTTTTACCAACGAAGCCTTGTCGAGGCAAACCGGTACGGCAGTGTCATATTCAAAAGCAAAAACACGTCCAATCTTCTAACTGTTCCATACATACAAGAAATCAAATCGGTTTACGATAAAATAAGAGCCGGCGTTTTAGGCAATGGAAGGAACTATTCCCAGTTGTGTGCAATGAGAGGATCTAAGTGTGTTGTGGATGGTGATGTAATTTTCTCGGCAAACTTTGATCAGATGCtccaaaataacaatataagaTATCCTATTGCCGGCAACGTTTCCTTGGAACCTTTGTTTGGAGATGTCAATGTTAATGCAGGGGTGTTAAGTTCAgctaaatatatcaaaattgcTTTCAACCTACGACAGGACAACAAGAAAAACCTGGAGGATTCCAAGTCATGGGAGAAAAAATTTATATCCTACATGAACAATCTCCAGTCAACCTCACTGGATATTTCCTATGCCCATTCGACATCCCTTGATGAAGAACTGACATCAAATATCAGTGGCGACATACTGTTTGTATCACTAACCTTCACACTCATGATCGTCTACGCTACCATGGTAACGATGACTTGTGACTGCTTACTCGACAGACAAAATCTAGGACGAGCTGGCGTTATTGCTACGGGACTCGGGATATTGGCTTCGTTTGGACTGGTCAGTGCTTGTGGAGTGGACTTCGTCGATATAGTAGGAGTGATGCCCTTTCTAATATTAG gtATCGGAATAGACGACATGTTCATATTGTTGGCGGGTCTAGCCGAAGCCCCGTTACATGAAACACCTCCAAAACGTGTTGCTGAGACAATGCGCACTAGTGGAGTGGcaataacaataacatcacTTACTGACATCATAGCTTTTGGTGTTGGAGCGTCCTCTGTGTTCCCAGGAGTACGGAACTTttgtatatacacag GAATTGCGGTTCTATTCTGCTACCTCAACTTCGTGACATTCTTCATAGCCTGCATTGCGATCAATGAGAGACGAGTTTCCGCCAACAGACATTGCCTGTTATGCTGCAAAACAGTAGATATGAAGGACCAAATGACGACCGCTACCAAACTAAACCGGTTTTGCTGTGGTGGGACAGCCCCGACTTCTATATCACAGATGCAGAGCCTACTGGAACGTATACCTGGGTTAACGATTAATAAATTTATAACTCTTGTACCTGTCAAGATAGTGACTTTAATCTGTTTTGCGACTTATTTTGGAATTGCTATTTGGGGATCCACTCAATTCAAGCAGGGTCTCGATACGACAAATCTTGTGTCAGACGATTCTTATTATTTCACATATAACACTAGAAATCGACAACAGTTTGTTCAGCGAGTACCGGTTTCATTTGTTATTGATGGAGTTCTAGACTATACCAAACCCGCTACGGTACGTGAAATTGACAGCTTGATCGCAAGTGTTCAAAACGACAGAATTGTTGGTAACAATAATCTGGTTATCAGCTGGTTTAATAGTTATAGATTGTCTCCAAGTTATAACAATGCAAGCGAATCTACCTTTATTGCCAATTTAAAAACATTCTTGAATTCTTATGGTGAgtttaaaaatgatatcaagtttGACAATGCAGGCACAAGAATACGCGCATCACGCATGTATGTGATCACCAACAATCTGGTTGATTCAACTGAACAGGGAGATTTCATGACACGTATGAGAAGTATAACAGAAGGTTCCTCATTAAATGTCATCGCTTACGCTCCAAGTTTCATATTCTATGAACAGTATGTTGCCATTCTTCCATCAACCCTTCAGACAGTTGGAATAGCAGTTGCGGTAATCTTTGTTGTAACTGCTTTGTTCATGCCTAGTCCACTTCTGATCATCTACGTCactgtttccatggtaatgATAATGACAGGAATTTTCGGCTTTATGTATTTTTGGGACCTAACTCTTAGCTCCATCACAATGATACATGTCATAATGAGTGTCGGGTTTTCGGTTGATTTCAGTGCACATATCTGTCATGCCTTTATGACAGTTGAAGGTCAAACTCGTGACGAGAAAGTTAAAAATGCCATTTTACGCTCGGGGGGACCAATATGGAATGGGGCGATCTCTTCAATCATAGGAATAATTATGCTTGTCTTCTCAAAATCATACATATTTCGGTCATTTTTCAAAGTCATGTTGCTTGTGATACTGTTTGGAATTGGTCATGCGCTGTTTTTCCTTCCTGTTTTGCTCTCACTGGTTGGACCAATGGAAAGCAAGAAAAGTGATGAAAATTCTGTATCTA